One genomic segment of Fusobacterium nucleatum includes these proteins:
- a CDS encoding cytochrome c biogenesis CcdA family protein has protein sequence MFTQEIAYSTAYLAGVASFFSPCIFPIIPVYISILSNGEKKSLSKTLAFVLGLSVTYIVLGFGAGVIGDLFFNNNVRIIGGIIVVILGLFQMEILKLKFLEKTKIMNYEEENQSIFSTFLLGLTFSLGWTPCVGPILASILILASSSGDTTNSVMLMFIYLLGMATPFVIFSLASKALFKKMSFIKKYLPAIKKVGGFLIIIMGLLLIFNKLNIFLTV, from the coding sequence CTTATAGCACAGCATATTTAGCAGGAGTAGCTTCTTTTTTTTCTCCTTGTATATTTCCAATTATTCCAGTTTATATTTCAATTTTAAGTAATGGAGAAAAAAAATCTCTTAGTAAAACCTTGGCTTTTGTTTTGGGACTTTCTGTTACTTATATTGTTTTAGGCTTTGGTGCAGGAGTAATAGGAGATTTATTTTTTAATAATAATGTAAGAATTATTGGGGGAATTATTGTTGTAATTTTAGGACTTTTTCAAATGGAAATTTTAAAATTAAAATTTTTAGAAAAAACTAAAATTATGAATTATGAGGAAGAAAATCAAAGTATTTTTTCAACATTTCTTTTAGGATTAACTTTTAGTTTAGGGTGGACTCCTTGTGTTGGACCAATATTAGCTTCAATACTTATTTTAGCTAGTTCATCAGGAGATACTACAAACAGTGTAATGTTAATGTTTATATACTTATTGGGAATGGCTACACCATTTGTAATTTTCTCATTAGCTTCAAAAGCATTATTTAAAAAGATGTCTTTTATAAAAAAATACTTACCTGCTATTAAAAAAGTTGGTGGATTCTTAATTATAATAATGGGACTTCTTTTAATTTTCAATAAACTTAATATATTCTTAACTGTTTAA